Proteins encoded within one genomic window of candidate division TA06 bacterium:
- a CDS encoding WG repeat-containing protein, which produces MTGLKRISLIGFLILVLGGLLWAQTQADQKTLFPVNQQGKFGYIDQKGQVVVEPNYDWAFDFSEGLALVNISGVKNEYGFVVGGKWGYISSDGEMAVTPQYDDAKNFSQGLALVNIGGKTIETGMISGGKRGFIDKSGKTVIEPLYEDARSFSEGLALVRQSDKYGFIDQSGKVIVPFQYQDAMSFSGGRALVKQGDRWGFINRNGEAVIPLVYHGARSFVNGFAIVRTEGKFGFIDSAGRMAVAQHYDDAGNFYQGLAAVKLNGRWGYVDTAGQRAIAPKYAAASGFCEGLACIRIGGKRGYINRTGRMAIPPRFDGAMDFSEGLALVNLGGRMNENGIIQGGKWGFINKAGQVIIKPRFDFAWDFKNGLAMVNMGGKMNSFGNTEGGVWGYIDRTGKYIWKSGE; this is translated from the coding sequence ATGACCGGTTTAAAAAGAATATCATTGATAGGATTTTTGATCCTAGTCCTTGGCGGTCTGCTTTGGGCCCAGACCCAGGCGGACCAGAAGACCCTTTTCCCCGTCAACCAGCAGGGCAAATTCGGATATATCGACCAGAAAGGCCAGGTTGTAGTTGAACCCAATTACGACTGGGCTTTTGATTTTTCCGAAGGCCTGGCCCTGGTGAACATCAGCGGGGTGAAGAACGAATACGGCTTTGTGGTGGGGGGGAAGTGGGGGTACATCAGCTCCGACGGGGAGATGGCCGTTACCCCGCAGTATGACGACGCCAAGAACTTTTCCCAGGGGCTGGCCCTGGTGAACATCGGCGGCAAGACCATCGAGACGGGAATGATTTCCGGGGGCAAGCGGGGGTTCATCGACAAGAGCGGAAAGACCGTGATTGAGCCGCTGTACGAGGACGCCCGCAGTTTCTCAGAAGGGCTGGCCCTGGTGCGGCAGAGCGACAAATACGGTTTTATCGACCAAAGCGGCAAAGTGATCGTGCCGTTTCAGTATCAGGACGCCATGAGCTTTTCCGGCGGCCGGGCTTTGGTGAAGCAGGGCGACCGCTGGGGATTCATCAATAGAAACGGCGAGGCCGTGATCCCGTTGGTCTACCACGGGGCCCGCAGCTTCGTCAACGGCTTTGCCATCGTCCGGACCGAGGGCAAGTTCGGGTTCATAGATTCTGCCGGCCGGATGGCGGTGGCCCAGCATTATGACGACGCCGGAAACTTTTACCAGGGGCTGGCGGCGGTGAAGCTTAACGGTCGCTGGGGCTACGTGGACACCGCCGGGCAGCGGGCGATTGCCCCCAAGTACGCCGCGGCCTCCGGTTTCTGCGAGGGGCTAGCCTGCATCCGCATCGGCGGGAAGCGGGGCTACATCAACCGTACCGGCCGGATGGCCATTCCTCCGCGCTTTGACGGGGCCATGGACTTCTCCGAAGGGCTGGCTTTGGTGAACCTGGGCGGCCGGATGAACGAGAACGGCATCATCCAGGGCGGCAAGTGGGGGTTCATCAACAAAGCCGGGCAGGTAATAATCAAACCCCGGTTCGATTTCGCCTGGGATTTTAAGAACGGTTTGGCTATGGTCAACATGGGCGGCAAGATGAATTCTTTTGGCAACACCGAGGGCGGGGTCTGGGGCTACATCGACCGGACCGGGAAGTATATCTGGAAATCCGGGGAATAA
- the nuoE gene encoding NADH-quinone oxidoreductase subunit NuoE codes for MKKAKATPKAVKGAGDQAVKKVVDRYAGNKVALITVLQEVQAELGYLSGQTIADISRSMKIPASQVYGVATFYTQFRLKPAGKHLMRVCHGTACHVSGAVKISQAIEDELKVTDGETTEDGKFTLETVACLGCCSLAPVMMIDSETYGRLTPDSARKAAKDF; via the coding sequence ATGAAAAAGGCCAAGGCAACGCCAAAGGCGGTCAAGGGCGCAGGGGACCAGGCGGTGAAGAAAGTCGTGGACCGGTATGCCGGAAACAAGGTGGCTTTGATCACGGTATTGCAGGAGGTCCAGGCCGAACTGGGTTACCTGTCGGGCCAGACCATAGCGGACATCAGCCGGAGCATGAAAATTCCGGCCAGCCAGGTCTATGGCGTGGCCACTTTTTACACCCAGTTCCGGCTGAAGCCGGCGGGAAAGCACCTGATGCGGGTCTGCCACGGCACCGCCTGCCACGTCAGCGGGGCGGTCAAAATAAGCCAGGCCATTGAAGACGAGCTCAAGGTGACCGACGGCGAGACCACCGAGGACGGAAAGTTCACGTTAGAGACGGTGGCCTGCCTGGGCTGCTGTAGCCTGGCCCCGGTGATGATGATAGACAGCGAGACCTACGGGCGGCTGACCCCGGACAGCGCCCGCAAGGCGGCTAAGGATTTCTAA